The Streptomyces sp. M92 nucleotide sequence GGTCGGCGAAGAGCTGGGCGAGGGTGTCCCCGGTGCCCTCCACCGCCTTCTGGCCGTCGGTGTACTGGCGGAGGATGGTCGGGATGCGGACCTCGATGGCCATGGCTGAGGGCTCCTGTCGGAAGGTGTCGTGGGTTCGGTGAGGCGCGCGGCGGCACGCGGCAGCCCGCACCGCGGCGTACGGCCGTCCGGCGGCCGTACGGCGGCAGCGGGAGATCAACAGATGGCGCTGTTCAGCCTGCACAGGTCGACGTGCAGCCGCGCCACGAGCAGCGTGCCCGGCGCCTTTTCGCTCACGTCGAGAAGAACCATGGGCTCATCGTATCGATTCCCGGACCGGCTTCCGGAGTGTGATCTCATCTGCTGGACGCCTTCCATCCGCGATGCGATACGAGTGGAGATTCAGTACGCGTCCACGACCTTGACCTCCTCCTCCGTCACCTCTCCGTCCAGGATGCGGAACGAGCGGAACTGGAATTCTCCGGCGCCGTCGGTGTCGGCGGTGGAGACCAGGACGTAGTGGGCGCCGGGTTCGTTGGCGTAGGTGATGTCGGTGCGGGAGGGGTAGGCCTCGGTGGCGGTGTGGGAGTGGTAGATGACCACCGGCTCCTCGTCGCGGTCGTCCATCTCGCGGTAGAGCTTGAGCAGGTCCTGCGAGTCGAACTCGTAGAAGGTGGGCGAGCGGGCCGCGTTGAGCATCGGGACGAACCGCTCGGGGCGGCCCTCGCCCACAGGACCGGCCACCACGCCGCACGCCTCGTCGGGGTGGTCCGCGCGCGCGTGGGCGACGATCTGGTCGTACAGGGCCTGGGTGATGGTCAGCATGCGGCCAGGATAAGCAGAAGGGCCACCCCGTACCGGTGGGTGGTACGGGGTGGCCCACATGCTGGACGTCCTGAGCGGCGGCCGGTGAGGACGCCACGAGCGTCCCCGGTGACCGGACGTCCCGGATGCGCGAGAACGCGCAGGTCAGACGATCTTCTCGAGGTCGGGCTCGCCACGCCGCTCGGTGACCTCCGGGTTGCGGCTCTTGAGCACGGCCCAGCCGATGCCGAGGGCGGCGGCCCAGCCGGCCATCACGTACAGGCAGACGCGGGCGTCGGCGTCGTAGGCGATCAGGCAGGTGACGAAGAGGAGGAAGACGATGGCGATCCAGGAGCACACCGAGCCGCCCGGCGCCGGGAAGGAGGAGGCGGGCAGGCGGCCCGCGACGACCTTGCTCCGGTACCTGACGTGGCTGATCAGGATCATCAGCCAGGTCCAGATGCCGGCGGCGGTGGCCACGGAGGTGACGTAGCCGAACGCCTTCTCGGGGACGGTGTAGTTGAGGACCACGCCGATGCCCATGAAGACCACCGAGACGCCGATGCCGATGGCCGGGGTCTTGGTGGACGACAGCCGCCTGAAGACGCCGGGGGCCTCGCCGTTGTCCGCGAGGGTGCGCAGCATGCGGCCCGTGGAGTACATGCCGGAGTTGCAGGAGGACAGGGCGGCGGTGAGCACGACGAAGTTGACGATGCCGGCGCCGGCCGGGATGCCGATGACCGCGAAGGCCTCCACGAACGGGCTGACGCCCTCGGCGAACTCGGTCCACTTGACCACCGCCAGGATGACGGTGAGGGCGCCGACGTAGAAGAGGGCGATGCGCCAGGGCAGGGTGTTGATCGCCCTGGGCAGGGTCTTCTCCGGGTTCTCCGACTCGCCGGCGGTGACGCCGACCAGCTCGACGGCGAGGTAGGCGAACATGACGCCCTGGAGGGTCATCAGGGACGAGCCGATGCCCTTGGGGAAGAAGCCGTCGAACTCCCACAGGTTGGAGACGGCGGCGGTGTCGCCGGCCTGGCTGAAGCCCAGGGTGAGGACGCCGATGCCGATCACGATCATGCCGATGATGGCGGTGACCTTGACCATCGAGAACCAGAACTCGATCTCGCCGAACAGCTTGACCGAGATCAGGTTGGCGACGAAGAGCAGGACGAGGAAGACGAGGGCGGAGACCCATTGCGGGATCTCCGGGAACCAGTAGTGGATGTAGATGGCGGCGGCGGTGAGCTCCGCCATGCCGGTGACCACCCACATCAGCCAGTACGTCCAGCCGGTGAAGTATCCGAAGAAGGGGCCGAGGAACTCCCGCGAGTACTCGGCGAAGGAGCCGGAGACGGGGCGGTAGAGGAGCAGCTCGCCGAGTGCCCGCATGATGAAGAAGATGATCACGCCCGCGAGGGCGTACATGAGGATGATGCTGGGCCCGGCCTTGGCGATGTTGGCCCCGGCACCCAGGAAGAGACCGACGCCGATGGCGCCGCCGATCGCGATCATCTGGACCTGACGGCTGTTGAGTCCGCGCTCGTAGCCCTCTTCGGGTGCTTTCTCCGTGTCGACCTGCGCAGAGGTCATGTGTGGTGCGCCTTTCTCCATGCCGACCCGGGCCTTCCGTCGGCCGCGGATCGGGTCTCGATCCCCCCGGATGATGGAGCTGAGCGGGCCTCACGTCCCGCTCACTGCCTGGCCGGCGGTCCGCCGGCTCGGTGGCGCACCCGGCCGAACATTCGGGTGGTGTTCGCCGGGCGGTCGTGAAGATTTACCACGGCCGCGATGTCGATCACAGGGGCGCGGTGTGACGCGTCACACAGGCATAACAGGACAAAGGGCGCTCGAGGCGGGCGAAGAGGGATGACTCCTTGACGAGATCATTACCCGGATTTGAGCGTCCGCTGAGCGGACACCAGGCCCGACAATCAGGGCATGAGGGTCGATACCAACGACTCCTGGAGCCCACCGAGCCACAGGTACGCCATCACCATCGGCTTGCGCGGGTCCTCGTCGGGGAGCCGGTAGAGCAGGTCCGTGTCGTCCTCGTCGGCGATCTCCAGCCGGGAGCCGATCGCCAGGCGCAGGTCGTTCAGGGCGCGCAGCCACTGCTGGGACTCCTCGGGCGACAGCTTCAGCACCGCGCCGTCCTCGCCCGCCGACGCCGAGGAGAGGGCGTCCAGGGTGCGGACCACCGCGAGGGCGTTGTCGCGCTTGCCGGCCCGCAGGTCGTTCTCGGTGTAGCGGCGGAACTCTGCGGAGGAGGCCCGCTGCTCCTCGGCCTCCGCGGCCTGCGGGGCGGCGGCGGGGTCGCCGTAGGCGTCCGGGAACAGGCGTCGCAGCACGGGGTCGGAGGGCGGCTCGCTCGGGCCCTCGGCGAAGAGCTCGGCGAGCGGGTCGCCGGAGGCGTCCTCGGCGGGACCGGGGCCGATCAGCTCCAGGAGCTGCACGGCCAGGGACCGGATGATGGAGATCTCGACGTCGTCGAGGGCGACGGCCGCGCCGCCGCCGGGGAGCGGTTCGAACTGTCCTGGCATGGAGGTGATTCAGCTACTTCCGTCCTGCGGGCGGGCGTGGATCATTTCCGGTCACTTCCGGTCCTGCTGGAGGGTGGCCCACAGACCGTAGCCGTGCATGGCCTGGACGTCCCGCTCCATCTCCTCGCGCGAGCCGCTGGACACCACCGCCCGGCCCTTGTGGTGGACGTCCATCATGAGCTTGGTCGCCTTGTCCTTCGAGTAGCCGAAGTAGGACTGGAAGACGTACGTCACGTAGCTCATGAGGTTGACGGGGTCGTTGTGCACGATCGTCACCCAGGGCACGTCGGGCTCGGGTACGGCGAAGACCTCCTCCGCCGACTCGGTCTTCTCGATCTCCATGGGTGCGGCTGCCGTCACATGGCCCATGCTGCCACCACAGGGGGGCACCCGCACAAACGGGCCTGTGGCGGGCGCCACGGAACCATAAATCGTCAGACTGACGAAATGGGGGTACGATCCCGGTCATGAACACAGCGGACCTTGGGCTGCCGGTGGACGTCCCCTCGACGGCGCTCTTCACGGACCAGTACGAGCTGACGATGCTGCGGGCCGCCCTGAAGGCGGGCACGGCCGGGCGGCGCAGCGTGTTCGAGGTCTTCACGCGGCGACTGCCCAACGGGCGGCGCTACGGCGTCGTGGCGGGCACCGGGCGGGTGCTGGACGCGGTGGAGAACTTCCGCTTCGACGCGGGCGTCCTGCGCTTCCTGCGCGAGCGGGACATCGTCGACGAGGAGACCCTGGACTGGCTCGCCCAGTACCGCTTCAGCGGCGACATCTGGGGCTACCCCGAGGGCGAGGTGTACTTCCCGGGCTCCCCGATCATGCGGGTGGAGGGGACCTTCGGCGAGTGCGTGCTGCTGGAGACGGTGATCCTCTCCATCCTCAACCACGACTCGGCGATCGCCGCGGCCGCCTCCCGGATGGCCTCGGCCGCCGGGGACCGCCCACTGATCGAGATGGGCGCCCGCCGCACCCACGAGCTGGCCGCGGTCGCCGCCGCCCGCTCCGCCTACGTCGGCGGCTTCGCGACCACCTCCGACCTGGCCGCCGGCTTCCGCTACAACATCCCCACCGTCGGCACCTCCGCCCACGCCTTCACCCTGCTCCACGACAACGAGCGCGACGCCTTCCGGGCCCAGGTGGAGGCGATGGGCAGGGGCACGACGCTGCTCGTGGACACCTACGACGTCGCCGAGGCCGTCCGCACGGCCGTGGAGATCGCCGGGCCCGAGCTGGGCGCCGTGCGCATCGACTCCGGCGACCTGCTGCTGGTCGCCCACCGGGTGCGCCAGCAGCTGGACGAGCTGGGCGCCCGGGACACGAAGATCGTCGTGACCTCGGACCTGGACGAGTACGCCATCGCCTCGCTGGCGGCGGCGCCCGTGGACGCGTACGGCGTCGGCACCCAGCTGGTGACCGGCTCCGGGCACCCGACGGCCTCCATGGTCTACAAGCTGGTCGCCCGCGCCGAGTCCGGCGAGGAGGGGGCGCCGCTGGTGCCGGTGGCGAAGAGGTCCAGCGGCGGCAAGACCTCGGTCGGCGGCCGCAAGTGGGCCGCCCGGCGGCTGGACTCCCACGGGTACGCCGAGGCCGAGGTGGTCGGCACCGGGCCGGTGCCCGACGACCTCGCCGGCCGGCAGCTCCTGGTCGAGCTGGTCAAGGGCGGCGACGTGGTCGCCCGCGAGCCGCTGGACGCCGCCCGGGACCGGCACGCGGCCGCCCGCGCGGGCCTCCCGCTGTCCGCGACGCAGCTCTCCCGAGGGGAACCCGTCATTCCGACGGAGTACGCGCACGAGGGCTCGGGTAGCTAAAGCTGGTGCGGTCCGACCGGCGCCGCACCACCCACCGATCCGTCCCCACCGCGCGACCTCCGCCCCTCCTACCCCACAGCCCATCCAGCCGAAGGACACCG carries:
- a CDS encoding putative leader peptide, yielding MVLLDVSEKAPGTLLVARLHVDLCRLNSAIC
- a CDS encoding M67 family metallopeptidase — its product is MLTITQALYDQIVAHARADHPDEACGVVAGPVGEGRPERFVPMLNAARSPTFYEFDSQDLLKLYREMDDRDEEPVVIYHSHTATEAYPSRTDITYANEPGAHYVLVSTADTDGAGEFQFRSFRILDGEVTEEEVKVVDAY
- a CDS encoding amino acid permease → MTSAQVDTEKAPEEGYERGLNSRQVQMIAIGGAIGVGLFLGAGANIAKAGPSIILMYALAGVIIFFIMRALGELLLYRPVSGSFAEYSREFLGPFFGYFTGWTYWLMWVVTGMAELTAAAIYIHYWFPEIPQWVSALVFLVLLFVANLISVKLFGEIEFWFSMVKVTAIIGMIVIGIGVLTLGFSQAGDTAAVSNLWEFDGFFPKGIGSSLMTLQGVMFAYLAVELVGVTAGESENPEKTLPRAINTLPWRIALFYVGALTVILAVVKWTEFAEGVSPFVEAFAVIGIPAGAGIVNFVVLTAALSSCNSGMYSTGRMLRTLADNGEAPGVFRRLSSTKTPAIGIGVSVVFMGIGVVLNYTVPEKAFGYVTSVATAAGIWTWLMILISHVRYRSKVVAGRLPASSFPAPGGSVCSWIAIVFLLFVTCLIAYDADARVCLYVMAGWAAALGIGWAVLKSRNPEVTERRGEPDLEKIV
- a CDS encoding DUF2017 domain-containing protein, with translation MPGQFEPLPGGGAAVALDDVEISIIRSLAVQLLELIGPGPAEDASGDPLAELFAEGPSEPPSDPVLRRLFPDAYGDPAAAPQAAEAEEQRASSAEFRRYTENDLRAGKRDNALAVVRTLDALSSASAGEDGAVLKLSPEESQQWLRALNDLRLAIGSRLEIADEDDTDLLYRLPDEDPRKPMVMAYLWLGGLQESLVSTLMP
- the clpS gene encoding ATP-dependent Clp protease adapter ClpS, with the protein product MGHVTAAAPMEIEKTESAEEVFAVPEPDVPWVTIVHNDPVNLMSYVTYVFQSYFGYSKDKATKLMMDVHHKGRAVVSSGSREEMERDVQAMHGYGLWATLQQDRK
- a CDS encoding nicotinate phosphoribosyltransferase, giving the protein MNTADLGLPVDVPSTALFTDQYELTMLRAALKAGTAGRRSVFEVFTRRLPNGRRYGVVAGTGRVLDAVENFRFDAGVLRFLRERDIVDEETLDWLAQYRFSGDIWGYPEGEVYFPGSPIMRVEGTFGECVLLETVILSILNHDSAIAAAASRMASAAGDRPLIEMGARRTHELAAVAAARSAYVGGFATTSDLAAGFRYNIPTVGTSAHAFTLLHDNERDAFRAQVEAMGRGTTLLVDTYDVAEAVRTAVEIAGPELGAVRIDSGDLLLVAHRVRQQLDELGARDTKIVVTSDLDEYAIASLAAAPVDAYGVGTQLVTGSGHPTASMVYKLVARAESGEEGAPLVPVAKRSSGGKTSVGGRKWAARRLDSHGYAEAEVVGTGPVPDDLAGRQLLVELVKGGDVVAREPLDAARDRHAAARAGLPLSATQLSRGEPVIPTEYAHEGSGS